The Treponema medium genome has a window encoding:
- the xdh gene encoding selenium-dependent xanthine dehydrogenase, with translation MVSLTVNGRIVEAEENQKLVYFLRDSLHLTSVKNGCMEGACGTCTVLIDGKPMKACVQIMSRLAGKTITTLEGFPERELAVYQYAFAHCGAVQCGFCIPGMIICAKALIDGNPNPSSADVKQAIRNNICRCTGYVKIEEAILLAAKMFRENTPVPEGKTEATVGSSALRVDSYAKAAGTAEYADDMYPDGMLYGSAVRTAFPRAKVLSINTEEAEKMPGVHIVMTAEDLPGMQKIGHLKKDWDVLIPLGKETHYLGDAIVLIAAESRDILEAAKKAVKIEYEELPPVCSMAEAMAEDAPHVHEGGNLLSREHLVRGNTDEKLKNSKYVISQHYSVPPTEHAFLEPETAVAEPDGEGGIIVYSGDQGIYQTKRECAEATGLPIEKVRVIAKMVGGGFGGKEDMSVQHHAAILALKTGRPVKVSLSRKESIIIHPKRHAMEMDFTLGCDENGYLTGLKAVLHSDTGAYASLGGPVLQRACTHAAGPYNYQDIDILGCAWYTNNPPAGAFRGFGVTQSCFAVESCINLLAEKVGISPWEIRYRNAIRPGQVLPNGQYADDSTALVQTLEAVKPYYDAHPKAGIACAIKNSGLGVGIPDFGRTTLRLQADGVHIYSSAACIGQGVGTILLQIVSEVLELPRSLLHYETPDTKFAPDAGNTTASRQTVFTGESTRIAATDLKKALEEELHKRGKTGMLSEHQDVLPELFTALSGKEFFAEYTYPTDKIGSDKPHPVSHVAYGYATHLVDLDEEGKLAYVEAAHDIGRAINPISLQGQIEGGVVMSLGYALTEDYPLQKGVPTAKFGTLGLFKAPQVPPIKVDIIEHNDNELACGAKGVGEIASIPTAPAVALAYYNRDGIFRTKLPLENTPYSRKK, from the coding sequence ATGGTATCATTAACCGTGAACGGCCGGATTGTTGAAGCCGAAGAAAACCAGAAACTTGTCTATTTTTTACGCGATTCACTGCACTTAACTTCCGTTAAAAATGGTTGTATGGAAGGCGCATGCGGGACTTGTACTGTTTTAATAGATGGAAAACCGATGAAGGCCTGTGTGCAAATCATGAGCAGATTAGCCGGAAAGACAATTACAACACTTGAAGGCTTTCCCGAACGCGAGCTTGCCGTGTATCAATATGCATTTGCTCACTGCGGTGCGGTGCAATGTGGATTTTGTATCCCCGGTATGATTATTTGCGCAAAAGCGTTGATAGACGGAAATCCCAATCCCTCATCTGCGGATGTAAAACAGGCTATCCGTAACAATATTTGCCGGTGTACCGGCTATGTAAAAATTGAAGAGGCCATTTTATTGGCTGCCAAGATGTTCCGCGAAAATACGCCCGTGCCGGAAGGAAAAACCGAAGCGACTGTAGGAAGCAGCGCACTCCGTGTTGATTCCTACGCGAAAGCGGCGGGTACTGCGGAATATGCTGATGATATGTATCCGGACGGAATGCTTTACGGAAGTGCGGTTCGCACTGCATTCCCGCGGGCAAAGGTTTTGTCTATCAATACCGAAGAAGCAGAAAAGATGCCGGGTGTGCATATTGTAATGACCGCAGAAGATCTTCCCGGTATGCAAAAGATCGGACACTTAAAAAAAGACTGGGATGTGCTTATTCCCCTCGGTAAAGAAACGCATTATTTAGGGGATGCCATCGTTCTAATTGCCGCCGAAAGCCGCGATATTTTAGAAGCTGCAAAAAAGGCAGTAAAAATCGAATACGAAGAGCTACCGCCCGTGTGTTCTATGGCAGAAGCAATGGCGGAAGATGCTCCTCATGTTCATGAAGGCGGGAACCTTCTTTCAAGGGAACACCTCGTGCGCGGCAATACTGATGAAAAGCTGAAAAATTCAAAATATGTCATTTCACAACATTATTCCGTACCGCCAACTGAACATGCCTTTTTGGAGCCGGAAACGGCAGTGGCTGAGCCGGATGGAGAAGGTGGCATCATCGTCTATTCAGGTGATCAAGGCATATATCAAACAAAGCGGGAATGTGCAGAAGCTACCGGTTTACCCATCGAGAAGGTACGGGTTATCGCAAAGATGGTCGGCGGCGGCTTTGGCGGCAAAGAAGATATGAGCGTGCAGCACCATGCGGCTATCCTTGCGTTAAAGACCGGACGCCCCGTCAAGGTGAGTTTAAGCAGAAAAGAAAGCATTATTATCCATCCGAAGCGCCATGCGATGGAAATGGATTTTACCCTTGGCTGCGATGAGAACGGCTATCTAACCGGCTTAAAAGCTGTACTGCATTCAGACACGGGCGCCTATGCCTCGCTCGGCGGGCCGGTACTGCAGCGTGCCTGTACTCATGCGGCAGGGCCGTATAACTATCAGGATATCGACATACTTGGCTGTGCGTGGTACACCAATAACCCACCGGCCGGTGCATTCAGAGGCTTCGGCGTAACACAAAGCTGCTTTGCCGTTGAATCGTGCATCAATTTATTGGCGGAAAAAGTCGGTATTAGTCCGTGGGAAATCCGCTACCGGAATGCAATTCGTCCCGGGCAAGTACTGCCGAACGGTCAATATGCCGACGATTCAACCGCTCTTGTACAAACCCTCGAAGCGGTAAAACCGTATTACGATGCACATCCTAAGGCAGGAATTGCCTGTGCTATTAAAAATTCAGGACTTGGGGTCGGTATTCCCGATTTCGGGCGGACAACCCTGCGGCTTCAAGCGGACGGCGTGCATATTTATTCCAGCGCGGCTTGTATCGGGCAGGGGGTTGGCACAATTCTCTTGCAGATTGTCAGCGAAGTGCTTGAGTTACCGCGGAGCCTTTTGCATTACGAAACGCCCGACACAAAATTTGCTCCCGACGCAGGGAATACCACCGCCTCACGTCAAACCGTATTTACCGGTGAAAGTACCCGCATAGCGGCTACCGATCTAAAAAAAGCGCTTGAAGAAGAACTGCATAAACGCGGCAAGACGGGAATGCTATCCGAACATCAGGATGTACTGCCCGAACTGTTTACCGCCCTCAGTGGTAAAGAATTTTTTGCGGAATATACCTATCCGACGGATAAAATAGGCTCCGACAAACCTCATCCGGTAAGTCATGTCGCTTACGGATACGCAACTCACCTCGTCGATTTGGATGAAGAAGGAAAGCTGGCGTATGTGGAAGCTGCTCACGATATCGGTCGGGCTATTAATCCAATTTCACTGCAAGGGCAGATTGAAGGCGGCGTTGTGATGAGCCTCGGATATGCGCTGACGGAAGATTATCCGCTGCAAAAGGGGGTTCCGACTGCTAAGTTCGGTACGCTTGGTCTGTTTAAAGCGCCTCAGGTACCGCCGATAAAGGTTGATATTATCGAACATAACGATAATGAGCTTGCATGTGGCGCAAAGGGAGTCGGTGAAATTGCCAGTATTCCGACAGCTCCTGCGGTAGCGCTTGCCTATTATAACCGCGACGGTATTTTTAGAACAAAGCTTCCACTGGAAAATACGCCGTATAGCCGGAAAAAATAA
- a CDS encoding P83/100 family protein: MKRIALVCLCTFAFMSMAFSIEVDQSELKQAENTPIEFINYTGPHAEIDTLRAISEIGESLGGAAQRGRAGEMNRYAVIHAVDPSVKTGLDADIMIIGSGAKVDHINNLRVIIAGYLRKAYGYSEKDAKTIAHFVTIYNAVYRGDMNMFKSKYKTIVVKNLTADKAGLALRYDEWPGKTQIVIPLSDQKYSGTLSAIDTKSLSDKNVVNKMREKDDKDIATRKDMIDLKERESSTARDRADVAQKDASAARKDADAKRNEAAAAQKEADKSKTAAAQSKQDAEKARKEAEAAKKQAAQSEKDAAAARKQAQKNPNDRKAAEEAAKKQQEAAKNKQEASDKDKAAVEKANEAKKGDQEAAAKQKEANAKQKAADEAAKQAQDKEREASSEKQFADTKEQEAQSDRKDVAADTRKIIEEKRAERKAQDEAAFASALPSAMLKVIDSSSMLSEVVLLDLKTEKPLKTSSLNTVRGRVLIEGTDSLIAIAGSKSGNQMITLVGINPRTLEMTKQATVPVAAQSLLIQVDDSYYAVIEQSGKNYLARFNDNLEMQAKSTVSVLPYTAISVTEKGLLVQDTANNIRLLKTDNLAEAVK; the protein is encoded by the coding sequence ATGAAAAGAATAGCGCTTGTATGCCTCTGTACATTTGCCTTTATGAGTATGGCGTTTTCGATAGAGGTTGATCAAAGTGAACTGAAGCAGGCCGAAAATACGCCGATTGAATTTATCAACTACACAGGGCCTCACGCCGAAATCGATACGCTGCGGGCAATCTCCGAAATCGGAGAATCTCTTGGCGGAGCAGCTCAACGCGGACGCGCCGGCGAGATGAATCGCTACGCCGTTATCCATGCAGTTGATCCGTCGGTAAAAACCGGTCTCGATGCCGATATCATGATTATCGGAAGCGGAGCGAAAGTTGATCATATCAACAATTTACGAGTTATTATCGCAGGTTATTTACGAAAGGCGTATGGATACTCCGAAAAAGATGCAAAGACCATTGCTCATTTTGTAACGATCTATAACGCTGTGTATCGTGGCGACATGAATATGTTCAAAAGTAAGTACAAAACGATTGTTGTCAAGAATTTAACTGCTGATAAAGCCGGTCTTGCACTGCGCTACGACGAATGGCCGGGAAAAACACAGATTGTTATTCCGCTTTCCGATCAGAAATACAGCGGTACGTTAAGCGCAATCGACACGAAGTCGCTCTCCGATAAAAACGTTGTTAACAAGATGCGCGAGAAGGATGATAAAGATATTGCCACCCGCAAAGACATGATCGACTTGAAAGAACGTGAAAGCAGCACAGCCCGCGATCGTGCAGATGTTGCACAGAAGGATGCCTCTGCAGCTCGGAAAGATGCCGATGCAAAACGGAATGAAGCTGCGGCGGCACAAAAAGAAGCCGATAAATCAAAAACAGCTGCGGCTCAATCAAAGCAAGATGCGGAAAAAGCTCGAAAAGAAGCGGAGGCGGCAAAGAAGCAAGCAGCCCAATCCGAAAAAGATGCTGCAGCAGCCCGAAAGCAGGCTCAAAAAAATCCGAATGACCGCAAAGCCGCGGAAGAAGCTGCAAAAAAACAGCAGGAAGCTGCAAAAAATAAGCAGGAAGCAAGCGATAAAGATAAAGCTGCGGTAGAAAAAGCAAACGAAGCGAAAAAAGGCGATCAGGAAGCAGCAGCAAAGCAAAAAGAAGCAAACGCAAAGCAGAAAGCAGCCGATGAAGCCGCAAAACAAGCCCAAGATAAAGAGCGGGAAGCTTCTTCTGAAAAGCAATTTGCCGACACAAAAGAGCAAGAAGCTCAAAGCGATCGGAAGGATGTTGCTGCGGATACGCGGAAAATTATTGAAGAAAAACGAGCAGAACGGAAAGCTCAAGATGAGGCGGCTTTTGCTTCCGCATTGCCCAGTGCTATGCTAAAAGTAATTGACTCCAGTTCAATGCTTTCTGAAGTAGTATTGCTTGACCTTAAAACAGAAAAACCGCTGAAAACCTCGTCGTTGAACACCGTACGCGGCCGTGTCCTTATCGAAGGAACAGATTCGCTTATCGCAATTGCCGGTTCAAAATCCGGAAATCAGATGATTACACTGGTTGGCATTAACCCCCGCACGCTTGAAATGACCAAACAGGCAACAGTACCTGTTGCAGCACAAAGTCTTTTAATACAGGTTGATGACAGCTACTATGCGGTGATTGAACAATCCGGCAAAAATTACCTTGCACGCTTCAACGATAACCTTGAAATGCAAGCGAAATCGACTGTAAGCGTTCTTCCGTACACAGCGATAAGCGTTACGGAAAAAGGCTTGCTCGTACAAGATACGGCAAACAATATCCGCCTTTTAAAGACGGATAATCTTGCGGAAGCGGTAAAGTAA
- a CDS encoding PQQ-binding-like beta-propeller repeat protein, producing the protein MKKTKRFLAVLFTAFFSYMFLLIPTMVLTAQTAQIEQAQWSAVMAGETLCDPVVHGEYLYTLSSDQALNCIDYTGSFGWRRNIERTIKPFLTVSNSGILIIADASRILQAVSSQGIYLWSVQLPEPALFAPYSTTDGRICVLTKSNLYCFSIKGKLKWQLTLSASPARQLCETGAASLLLTLTNKDFLTVSLTGQVSNTRTLKKEIATLASAPGGYIMSTGDGILTYYRSAAAEEKETSPHVPQRETDGFAVWQTQETAPLFMQNSGNELVCIYADGTVSARNITSNNITWTAKLNSRITLPLYYSKTDGEYYIACKGIAAIISGEGTVKREQKIITSAFLPVIMPNGILIAVDDWVINSWRLDTKIMQSSPQREAPPQYHILKTQEKTQTLPFFVPYGDTGTLLASIDEAITKGTIGTNEAAYALTLQTILANNQRAAYFPYNFTVYERARAAELLGLLESLEYRTILLDEASKTSDPTLAVAIIRALGFIAADPDGSSIEAIQLLLQHCGVRAYEPAYAACDALTEIAKYGDKQIAGSAVKALFSITAGAFPENIKQYARQKIKTIVE; encoded by the coding sequence ATGAAAAAAACAAAACGCTTTTTAGCCGTCTTATTTACCGCATTCTTTTCATATATGTTTTTGCTGATTCCAACAATGGTTCTCACCGCACAGACTGCGCAAATAGAACAAGCACAATGGTCGGCGGTTATGGCGGGTGAAACGCTCTGTGATCCGGTTGTACACGGAGAATATCTTTATACATTAAGCTCGGATCAGGCGCTTAACTGTATCGATTACACCGGCTCCTTTGGATGGCGGCGGAATATTGAGCGAACAATAAAACCGTTTTTAACCGTATCAAATTCGGGAATATTGATTATTGCAGATGCGTCGAGGATACTGCAAGCGGTTTCCAGTCAGGGGATTTATTTGTGGTCGGTGCAACTGCCGGAGCCGGCGTTGTTTGCTCCCTATAGCACCACTGACGGCAGAATATGCGTGCTAACGAAATCCAATCTTTACTGTTTTTCCATAAAAGGGAAGCTCAAGTGGCAGCTCACATTATCCGCTTCACCGGCACGGCAACTGTGCGAAACGGGAGCGGCATCATTGTTGCTGACGCTGACAAACAAAGACTTTTTAACCGTTTCGCTTACCGGACAGGTGTCAAATACAAGAACCTTAAAAAAAGAAATTGCCACGCTCGCCTCCGCTCCCGGCGGGTATATTATGAGCACCGGTGACGGCATCCTCACCTATTACCGCAGCGCCGCAGCAGAAGAGAAAGAAACGTCCCCACATGTACCGCAAAGAGAAACTGACGGATTTGCAGTCTGGCAAACACAGGAAACAGCGCCGCTTTTTATGCAAAACTCCGGCAACGAACTGGTATGCATATATGCCGATGGTACCGTTTCGGCACGGAATATTACCTCTAATAACATTACTTGGACAGCAAAATTGAACAGCCGCATTACACTTCCGTTATATTACAGCAAAACGGACGGTGAATATTACATCGCCTGCAAGGGTATAGCGGCAATTATCAGCGGCGAGGGAACCGTAAAGCGGGAACAAAAGATCATCACCTCAGCTTTTCTGCCGGTTATTATGCCGAATGGTATCCTTATTGCCGTCGATGATTGGGTTATCAACAGTTGGCGACTGGACACAAAGATTATGCAAAGTTCTCCCCAACGGGAAGCGCCACCGCAGTATCACATTTTGAAAACACAAGAAAAAACGCAAACGCTGCCCTTCTTTGTTCCCTACGGAGATACGGGAACACTGTTAGCAAGCATCGATGAAGCTATTACAAAAGGGACTATCGGCACGAATGAAGCAGCCTACGCACTCACCCTGCAAACTATTTTAGCAAATAATCAGCGGGCAGCGTATTTCCCCTATAATTTTACGGTTTATGAACGGGCACGGGCTGCGGAACTGCTCGGTCTATTGGAATCGTTGGAATACCGAACCATTCTACTCGACGAGGCGTCAAAAACTTCCGACCCTACTTTAGCCGTTGCAATCATCCGCGCATTGGGCTTTATTGCTGCCGACCCTGACGGAAGCTCAATCGAAGCAATTCAACTGCTGCTGCAACACTGCGGAGTGCGCGCCTATGAACCTGCCTACGCCGCCTGCGACGCCCTTACCGAAATTGCGAAATATGGGGATAAACAAATCGCAGGTTCAGCCGTTAAAGCACTGTTTAGCATCACGGCAGGCGCCTTTCCCGAAAATATTAAGCAGTATGCAAGACAAAAAATAAAAACTATAGTAGAATAG
- a CDS encoding class I SAM-dependent RNA methyltransferase — protein sequence MRVTTEKIVFGGKALARVDGKTVFIPFALPDEELDITITANKRDYSEAVIKEIITPSPYRIEPPCPYFGRCGGCNLQMAANSYQQTLRQAMVAELFDRAHIAPERPPVFIAGPSWEYRNRFQFHTDKNGTIGMHGFASNTVVPVHDCPIAVPALRTVLQQDGLQKLFPRSTKIAQDRYHVFAQDDIYSPVHPDASAQVKGTALDFSVFGFFQSNITMLEKLIKPVSDIPPCKRVLDFYAGVGTFSAFLTDKAAELHLVEHNERALRTAQKNLDRIIAEKNNPCRCFFHTVSDTDWSDIPAAQLVYDAAIIDPPRQGIPEKALTYLGQAKIPLIHYVSCNPATFVRDAKKLIALGYRFIEYRLFDFYPQTHHCELLGIFIR from the coding sequence ATGCGAGTTACTACGGAAAAGATCGTATTCGGCGGGAAAGCCCTTGCGCGAGTAGACGGGAAAACAGTGTTTATCCCCTTTGCGCTCCCCGATGAAGAACTCGATATTACCATTACGGCAAATAAGCGCGATTACAGCGAAGCCGTTATAAAAGAAATCATCACCCCTTCTCCGTACCGGATTGAACCGCCCTGCCCGTATTTCGGGCGCTGCGGCGGATGTAATTTACAAATGGCGGCTAACAGCTATCAGCAAACACTCCGGCAGGCAATGGTCGCAGAGCTTTTCGACAGAGCGCATATTGCACCTGAACGTCCGCCGGTTTTTATTGCGGGTCCTTCATGGGAATATCGAAACCGGTTTCAATTCCATACGGATAAAAACGGAACAATCGGGATGCACGGTTTTGCGAGCAACACGGTTGTTCCCGTCCATGATTGCCCTATTGCAGTACCTGCGTTGCGTACCGTTTTGCAGCAGGATGGATTGCAAAAGCTTTTCCCCCGCAGTACAAAAATCGCTCAAGATCGTTACCATGTTTTCGCACAAGATGACATATACAGTCCCGTTCATCCCGACGCTTCGGCACAAGTAAAAGGTACAGCTCTGGACTTTAGCGTATTCGGCTTTTTTCAGTCGAATATTACAATGTTGGAAAAACTGATTAAACCGGTATCGGATATCCCCCCATGTAAGCGGGTACTCGATTTTTATGCCGGCGTCGGCACCTTTTCCGCTTTTTTAACGGACAAAGCAGCCGAACTTCACTTGGTGGAACACAACGAACGGGCGCTGCGGACGGCACAGAAAAACCTCGACCGGATTATTGCAGAAAAGAACAACCCTTGCCGCTGTTTTTTCCATACTGTTTCCGATACCGATTGGTCAGACATCCCCGCTGCACAACTTGTCTATGATGCCGCTATCATCGATCCGCCGCGACAGGGCATCCCTGAAAAGGCGCTTACTTATCTGGGGCAAGCCAAAATACCGCTCATTCATTATGTTTCATGCAATCCTGCAACCTTTGTCCGTGATGCAAAAAAACTCATCGCATTGGGGTATCGATTTATCGAATACCGGTTGTTCGACTTTTATCCACAGACCCATCACTGTGAACTTTTAGGAATTTTTATACGATGA
- a CDS encoding ABC transporter ATP-binding protein: MNAAFELDGVTAVRGTQPILKDLRLDIPQQQVIALIGPNGAGKTTLLRLLAGLDMPASGTLSVLGENAAQLTRKRFAQKVCYIPQGHSGVFTYTVRDFVVMGRNPHQTALQAPSRKDWEYVDHALEVFGLTQFADRYYSQLSSGESRLVMLARGMVQDAPIILLDEPTANLDFYNEHKIMQITRKLCTKAHKTVLVSIHNPALALQYADLVYCIYGGGIAAVEEKSNPDFERNITAMLNVMYAEKGCGAIRLQRIDDIPFVYLK; encoded by the coding sequence ATGAACGCGGCTTTTGAGCTTGACGGCGTTACGGCGGTGCGGGGAACGCAGCCTATTCTGAAAGATCTCCGGCTGGATATTCCGCAGCAACAGGTTATTGCGCTGATAGGCCCTAACGGCGCGGGCAAGACCACGCTGTTGCGGCTGCTCGCCGGATTGGATATGCCCGCGTCCGGTACGCTTTCGGTATTGGGAGAAAATGCGGCGCAGCTTACACGAAAGCGATTTGCCCAAAAAGTATGTTACATTCCGCAGGGACATTCCGGCGTATTTACCTACACGGTACGCGACTTTGTCGTGATGGGGCGTAATCCCCATCAAACCGCGCTGCAAGCCCCGTCGCGAAAAGATTGGGAATATGTCGATCATGCGCTTGAGGTATTCGGCTTAACGCAATTCGCAGACCGCTATTACAGTCAGCTCAGCTCCGGGGAATCGCGGCTTGTGATGCTTGCCCGCGGCATGGTACAGGATGCGCCCATCATCCTCTTGGATGAACCGACCGCCAATCTCGACTTTTACAACGAGCATAAGATTATGCAGATTACCCGTAAGCTTTGTACAAAAGCGCACAAGACGGTGCTCGTTTCTATTCATAACCCCGCGCTTGCCTTGCAATACGCCGACCTTGTCTACTGCATTTACGGCGGAGGTATCGCAGCCGTGGAAGAAAAAAGCAATCCCGATTTTGAACGCAACATCACCGCGATGCTGAATGTTATGTACGCAGAAAAAGGCTGCGGCGCTATCCGGCTCCAACGCATCGATGATATCCCATTTGTGTATTTGAAATAG
- a CDS encoding FecCD family ABC transporter permease, with product MRYRTKLICAACIMPLAALIFSLSWGRYPLSFIKILSILFRTDVFAAVTTADYNIFMNIRLPRTLFVFLSGGAIGLSGVSLQSLFRNPLVAPDIIGVSTGASLGAAIGIVLLHTSAAGIQLCAFAGGIGATLLVLQLSNIGGEHSLIRLVLAGVIINALAGAGVSLIKYMADPLNELPALEFWLMGCFNIITWKKLAAFLPIAVAGCSFIILFRRQLNILSLGDEEAASLGTPVKKMRLLFIITSTLLVASVVSAAGIISWIGLIAPHVIRLLFGNNNYKVAPLSFMCGAALLLFADTVARSLSGNEIPVSIITAVIGAPILAQLMLRRNNDIWIGI from the coding sequence ATGCGGTACCGGACTAAACTGATATGTGCAGCTTGTATAATGCCTCTGGCGGCGCTGATATTCTCGCTGAGCTGGGGGCGTTATCCGCTCTCTTTTATTAAGATACTTTCCATCCTGTTCCGCACCGATGTATTTGCGGCGGTAACCACAGCCGATTACAATATTTTTATGAACATCCGGCTGCCGCGCACCCTTTTTGTCTTTCTTTCAGGAGGTGCAATCGGATTGAGCGGGGTAAGCCTGCAAAGCCTATTCCGTAATCCGCTGGTAGCACCCGACATCATCGGTGTTTCTACCGGCGCTTCCCTCGGCGCGGCAATCGGTATCGTGCTGCTCCATACAAGTGCGGCAGGCATTCAGCTCTGCGCCTTTGCGGGCGGCATCGGCGCGACGTTGCTTGTGTTGCAGCTTTCGAATATCGGCGGAGAACACAGTCTGATACGCCTCGTGCTTGCAGGTGTCATCATCAATGCGCTTGCCGGAGCAGGCGTATCCCTTATCAAATACATGGCGGATCCGCTCAATGAGCTGCCTGCTCTGGAGTTCTGGCTGATGGGCTGTTTTAACATTATCACGTGGAAAAAGCTCGCCGCCTTTTTACCGATTGCCGTTGCGGGATGCAGCTTTATTATCCTGTTCCGCAGACAGCTCAATATTCTCTCGCTCGGTGATGAAGAAGCGGCGTCGCTCGGTACGCCGGTTAAAAAGATGCGGCTGCTGTTTATTATCACTTCGACATTGTTGGTTGCGAGTGTGGTGTCCGCTGCGGGTATCATCAGCTGGATCGGGCTTATTGCGCCGCATGTTATCCGGCTGCTGTTCGGCAATAATAATTACAAGGTGGCCCCGCTTTCTTTTATGTGCGGCGCCGCCCTGTTGCTGTTTGCGGATACCGTTGCCCGCTCCCTGTCCGGCAATGAGATACCGGTCAGTATTATCACGGCTGTCATCGGCGCGCCAATTCTTGCGCAGTTGATGCTCCGCCGGAACAACGATATTTGGATTGGAATATGA
- a CDS encoding ABC transporter substrate-binding protein: MCKKLCSLAILVVMLAALPVWAGGKQDKKTSEGFATVTDHQGRTVVIPKKPERIVAPFYILSNTALAIGCREYIVSGDGGKSARPFIKEFAPELADKPACGGAKNLNLEAVASLSPDLILVPFKAAQQLPQIEALGVPALVIEPETMKNFFSYVEMLGAASGNREQAQKLLTFYKAILNDVAGFVKGEPAVSVYVSSRSDPLNALSPKMFQAELVAAAGGKLVSDDITDVYWTKVSLEQVQKYAPQVIVAATGSKVTPAELAGKAEWKGIPAVDNGKVYVFPSSVDEWDSPIPCSCLGVIWLADKLHPGKVPAGYLAEKTKPFYRDFFGKEKDLASLNVK, encoded by the coding sequence ATGTGTAAAAAACTCTGTTCATTAGCAATCTTAGTTGTAATGCTTGCAGCTTTGCCGGTATGGGCAGGCGGAAAGCAGGACAAAAAAACATCGGAAGGTTTTGCAACCGTAACCGATCATCAGGGTAGAACCGTTGTTATCCCCAAAAAGCCGGAGCGGATTGTCGCGCCGTTTTATATTCTCAGCAACACAGCATTGGCAATCGGCTGTCGGGAATATATCGTGTCGGGCGACGGCGGAAAAAGCGCTCGGCCGTTTATTAAAGAATTCGCTCCCGAATTGGCGGATAAACCCGCATGCGGCGGCGCAAAGAACTTGAACCTCGAAGCAGTTGCTTCTCTGTCTCCCGACCTCATTTTAGTGCCGTTTAAAGCCGCACAGCAGCTTCCTCAAATCGAAGCGCTCGGTGTTCCCGCATTGGTGATCGAGCCTGAAACGATGAAGAATTTTTTTAGCTATGTTGAAATGCTCGGCGCCGCTTCCGGTAATCGCGAACAAGCGCAAAAGCTGCTCACTTTTTATAAGGCAATCTTAAATGATGTCGCAGGTTTCGTAAAAGGAGAACCGGCGGTATCCGTTTATGTCAGCAGTCGCTCCGATCCTCTGAACGCGCTCAGTCCCAAGATGTTCCAAGCGGAACTCGTTGCGGCAGCAGGCGGAAAATTGGTGAGCGATGATATTACCGATGTCTATTGGACAAAAGTATCGCTGGAACAAGTCCAGAAATACGCCCCGCAGGTCATCGTTGCCGCAACGGGCTCGAAGGTAACTCCGGCAGAACTCGCCGGAAAGGCTGAATGGAAGGGCATTCCCGCAGTGGATAACGGCAAGGTCTATGTATTCCCGTCAAGTGTTGACGAGTGGGATTCCCCCATTCCGTGCTCATGCCTCGGTGTTATCTGGCTTGCCGATAAACTGCATCCGGGAAAAGTTCCTGCCGGTTATTTAGCGGAAAAAACCAAGCCCTTTTATCGGGACTTCTTCGGTAAAGAAAAAGACCTCGCCTCTCTTAATGTAAAATAA
- a CDS encoding flavodoxin domain-containing protein, whose translation MKKAAIIYASVHHGNTEKVVTAMAHDMPVTLFKAEQAQNVDFSEYDCVGFASGIYAGRFHKSIYAFLKHHRHEFPKYAFAVCTSGMGKGRYAKKFAGYLQANGFTVLGEFECKGFDTFGPFKLFGGLGKGHPDDKELADGVEFIKKIMLTSI comes from the coding sequence ATGAAAAAAGCGGCTATTATCTATGCATCGGTTCATCATGGAAATACGGAAAAAGTAGTTACGGCAATGGCACACGATATGCCGGTAACGCTGTTTAAGGCAGAACAAGCTCAAAATGTCGATTTTTCGGAATATGATTGTGTCGGCTTCGCTTCGGGAATATATGCGGGAAGATTTCATAAATCGATATATGCATTTTTGAAACATCACCGGCATGAATTTCCGAAATATGCTTTTGCCGTATGTACAAGTGGAATGGGAAAAGGTCGGTATGCGAAAAAATTTGCCGGTTATTTACAGGCAAACGGCTTTACCGTCTTGGGGGAGTTTGAATGCAAGGGATTTGATACTTTCGGGCCATTCAAGCTGTTCGGCGGCTTAGGCAAAGGACACCCTGATGATAAAGAGCTTGCAGACGGGGTTGAGTTTATTAAGAAGATTATGTTAACGTCTATCTAA